The following DNA comes from Hyphococcus flavus.
CAATTGCTTGATCTGATTGTTGATCATCTCAAGCGTGCGTGCGGCCGTCAGAAGATTTTGCGCATAGTTCGTCGGATCGTAAACGATCCCGCCCAGAATAAAGGCGTTGGCCGGGGGCGCCTGCGCGATGCTCGCCGAGATCGCCAGCGCAAGTGTTGAAACAAGGGTTTTCATTTTGCGTTTCATTCTCTTTCTCCTTTCGATGATGATGGTTCCGGCAAGAGGGCGGCGGCCCAGTCGAGCCCTTTTGCGGCAAGCAATTGCTGCGCAAAGGGCGCGTCGCTCGCCTCGGCGATTATCTTGTCAATGAGCCGGTGATCCTGCGGCGTAGACGCCCCGCAAAAGGCGAGCGCAATGTCACCCAACCGAAGATCAAAAATGCGATTGCCCACGGGAGACTGGTAATAATACTCCTGCTTGGGCGTCATACTTGCGATGATGTCGATTTGCCGGTCGTTTAGTCCAAAGTTCGAATATGCCGAACAGATGCTCGACTCTCGCGCCCGCGGATTGGGCAGGAATATTCGCGATGGGCAGGATTCTATAATAGCCGGCGCAATCGCGGAGCCTTGCACGTCGCTCAGCGACTGGGTCGCAAAGATGACAGAAACATTCTTCTTGCGAAGCGTCTTCAGCCAGTCTCGGATTCTTCCCGAAAACATTGGATTGTCGAGAAAGAGCCAGGCTTCGTCCAACAACAACAGCGTGGGATTTCCGTTGAACCGCTCTTCCAGCCGGTCAAAGAGATAGGTGAGCGCCGGTGCGATAGCCGACTGCTGCCGCATGAGCTCCTCCATCTCGAAGCAAACGAGATTCGAAAACGAAAACGCCTCATTATCTGCGTCAAAGAGATCGCCGAATGCGCCTTCAACGGTGAAAGGCTTCAACGCATTGCGAAGACTCCGGTCTTGGACCAGGAGCGAGAAGCCAGTGAGCGTGCGCTCGGCGGTCGGCGCCGCGGCAAGACTGGATAGCGCAGACCAAACCGCCTCTTTTATTGGAGGATCGACCGTCATGCCTTCCTGCGCCAGCAAGCCGAGCAGCCAGCGTTGGGCGCGCGCCTTGTCTTCCGGCGCCTCAAGATCGCGCAAGGGTTGGAAGGAAAGATCCGCCTTAGACCCAAGATTATAGATGACCCCTTCGAGACCGAGGCATGCAGCGCGGATCGAGCGGCCTTTATCGAATGCAAAAACTTGCGCATTCATATAACGGCGAAATTGCGCGGCGATGAACGCGAGAAGCACCGATTTCCCGGCGCCGGTTGGTCCGACGATCAACGTGTGACCGACATCGCCAATATGGGTCGATAACCGAAACGGCGTATGACCGCGGGTCGTCGCCAGGGCCAAGGGCGGTCCGTCCAGATGATCGTTACGCGCCGGCCCCGCCCAGACGGAGGACAATGGCGCGATATGCGCAAGGTTTAACGTGTGAACGAGCGGCTGGCGGATATTTGCGTAGAGATGTCCGGGGAGGCTGCCGAGCCATGCATCTACGGAGTTCACCGACTCCCGAATGGTCACGAAGCCGCGTTCGTTCAAGACGCGTTCGGTTTCCCGCACGCGCTGATCAACGACGCTCCGCTCCTGATCGTGTACGACAACCGTCGTCGTCAGAAACCCGAAAGAAACGTCGTCGGCGCCGAGCTCCTGCAGCGCGGCGTCCGCATCCGCCGTCTTATTATCAGCGTCCGTGTCTACGAGCGTGCTTGCTTCATTGAACAGCGTCTCCTTGATGATTGCGGCGATGGATTTGCGTTTGGCGAACCACTGGCGGCGGTATTTGGCGAGTTCGGCTGACGCCCTCGCCTTGTCCATGGCGATGAACCTTGTCGTCCAGCGATACGGAAACGCGAGCGCGTTGAGGCTATCCAAGAAACCCGGTTCGCTCGCCGGCGGAAAACCAAGGACGGAAATCACCCGCAGGTGCGCTTCACCCAGTTTTGGCTCAAGTCCGCCTGTGAGCGGCTCATCAACCAACAGGGCATCAAGATAGAGAGGCGTTTCCGGCGCGATGATTTCATGCCGTTTTGAAGAAATACACGCGTGCAGATAGGCAAGCGTTTCATCGTCATTTAGCGGGCGACATTCTGGCATCGCCAGCGCCAGAAGGTCGATCGCTTTATCCGTCTCCTGGACAAAATAACCGAGACGGTCGCCCGCATGGTCCGGAGGGACAAGTTCATCTTGTTTCAGGAATGCTCGCTCGGCTCGCGCCGTCCTGTCCGCCGGCGGCATATAAGCGACGGTAAGATAGTATTCGCATTCGAAATATTCCGCGGTTGACTCAAACGCAGCGCGGCGCTCCTCGTCGATGAGGAATGATAAGGGGCACAGCCACTCGCTCGTCGGATAATCCGCTGCGGGAACCCTCGCAGATTCAAAATGCAATACCCAACCTGATCGGAACCTGCGTAAAACGTTGTTGATGCGCGCCGTATAACTGAGAAGTTCTTGGGGGCTGGCGCTTTCGAGGTCAGGTCCGCGGTAACGGACAGTCCGCTGCAGGGCGCCGTCTTTATTCAGGACGATGCCCGGCGCGACAAGCGCCGCCCAGGGAAGATAATCTGCAAGGCGCTTCGGACGCTTTTGATATTCGGCGAGATTCAGCATGAGAGATACGGTCCATGCTTCAAGTGTCTGACGCCCACTTCGAGAAACTTCGGGTCGTTCTTCGCAGCGTAAACTGCGGCGGCATGTCCGATCAGTCCCAGCACAATGCCCGCCAACCACATCTGCATCCCGAGACCGACGGCGGCGGCGA
Coding sequences within:
- the trbE gene encoding conjugal transfer protein TrbE, with protein sequence MLNLAEYQKRPKRLADYLPWAALVAPGIVLNKDGALQRTVRYRGPDLESASPQELLSYTARINNVLRRFRSGWVLHFESARVPAADYPTSEWLCPLSFLIDEERRAAFESTAEYFECEYYLTVAYMPPADRTARAERAFLKQDELVPPDHAGDRLGYFVQETDKAIDLLALAMPECRPLNDDETLAYLHACISSKRHEIIAPETPLYLDALLVDEPLTGGLEPKLGEAHLRVISVLGFPPASEPGFLDSLNALAFPYRWTTRFIAMDKARASAELAKYRRQWFAKRKSIAAIIKETLFNEASTLVDTDADNKTADADAALQELGADDVSFGFLTTTVVVHDQERSVVDQRVRETERVLNERGFVTIRESVNSVDAWLGSLPGHLYANIRQPLVHTLNLAHIAPLSSVWAGPARNDHLDGPPLALATTRGHTPFRLSTHIGDVGHTLIVGPTGAGKSVLLAFIAAQFRRYMNAQVFAFDKGRSIRAACLGLEGVIYNLGSKADLSFQPLRDLEAPEDKARAQRWLLGLLAQEGMTVDPPIKEAVWSALSSLAAAPTAERTLTGFSLLVQDRSLRNALKPFTVEGAFGDLFDADNEAFSFSNLVCFEMEELMRQQSAIAPALTYLFDRLEERFNGNPTLLLLDEAWLFLDNPMFSGRIRDWLKTLRKKNVSVIFATQSLSDVQGSAIAPAIIESCPSRIFLPNPRARESSICSAYSNFGLNDRQIDIIASMTPKQEYYYQSPVGNRIFDLRLGDIALAFCGASTPQDHRLIDKIIAEASDAPFAQQLLAAKGLDWAAALLPEPSSSKGERE
- a CDS encoding VirB3 family type IV secretion system protein, which produces MIEGYSIPIHRSLTEPLLMAGAPRGIAIINGTIAAAVGLGMQMWLAGIVLGLIGHAAAVYAAKNDPKFLEVGVRHLKHGPYLSC